A genomic region of Clavibacter michiganensis subsp. insidiosus contains the following coding sequences:
- a CDS encoding non-ribosomal peptide synthetase encodes MNAEQLIDDLNARGVRLWAEDGRIRFRGPRGVIDDDRRELIRRHRDEVLALLGRQDGSGAGAPDPAAADPAAAHAPFPLTPVQTAYLLGRTDAYPYGGVACSADLDLSWPASTDPARIVDAWIRLVAHHGMLRAEIHPDGSQRVLADPGPVEVTVDDLRGLGPASLGHRLDAVRADLAQGTGRDPGWPRVRAVVTRADDAVRLHLAVDLLVLDHASLQLVLDQLRALVADPAAALPGTDDGQPGFRDCVLARRALTASAAYERDRSYWWRRLDDLPPAPELPLADHDPMAAPARFRRLSAVLDPAAAARLDRAAADAGVTPTSALLAAYAETVGRWSRSPRFLLNVPVSDRRGLPDGAAHVVGDFTSVELLEVDLTADVPAVERMRALSARLLEDLAHPLCGGTELLAELTRRRGGDARDVALAPVVFTSALAGDAAGAPTGDGGRITAAVTRTPQVWIDCQALRVPDGLQLSWDVREGVLADGVADAAFGAFIRAVRALADDPAAWQLPCAVDLPDDQRERRIRVGDTGDPVAPALVHEPLLAAAAAPDAPAVIAPDRTLSHDELVRRAAAVAARLRSTGHRPGDRVAIVAARGWEQVVAVVGVLLAGGAYVPVDVAQPRIRRDTVLADAGIRQVLTQEALVGAPADWPTGVERIAVDALEPAAARPAPGAGRDGVDPAHPAYVIYTSGSTGTPKGAILSHHAAHNTLVDIRERFGVGPDDRVLALAGLGFDLSVFDVLGVLGAGGAMVLPDPRRRDDPSHWAALIARHRVTLWNSVPAQARMLQDYRDAVAATGGAADGDGPSTLRLALLSGDWIPVTLPDAMRAGHPELTMVSLGGATEAAIWSVHHVIGEVDRLRPSIPYGTPLRGQRLAVVDHLGRDRPEGVPGEILIRGAGVALGYLGDPERTRERFRVDPATGDREYRTGDIGRYLPDGSIELLGREDAQVKIRGYRIELAEIQAAVLAHPGVADCAVQVAEGTAGRHLVGLVQPERITPADADPAAGDAARAALAAAAADVDTDALGAFLAQFDEHALRVIERTLAAAGALVDDAVPVSADEVADLLRASDAHRVVVRRWLRALERRGRIARDADGRLRGALSANPARVARAWARVEEAEREIRWSAELLRHVQSSSLALADLVSGDLDIAELLYPGAPSDAIGAAYRDNLGVRLLTAALTAAVVALSDQHEARGHGADEPLRILEVRGGVGGAADQLIPALAGRAVEYTFTDPSMFHVGEARERHPDRPGVRFQAFDPALDPLPQGQRPSSYDVVICSNGLHGVPDVPAALRRLRGLLAPHGHLAVIESTREDNPPLMIATDFMEVRAGGPADARLADDALLFEAPEWRAMLDDLGARGIQQVPADEDPLSGLGQHLLLAEVKADRAPLRAASLRRHTADRLPDYMVPRRWQVLDALPVTANGKVDRAALARLAEDRAPQATVAAGSDAPRDDVERRLQELWAELLGRPGIGRDDDFFALGGDSLLVARLVGRMREQLPEVVDLEWDVVLRHMLRRPTIAGLAGYVRQAGQGAAGERDAPATPAVSLLSGSGRGPATVLVHAGIGTIMPYRALMTEIRRRSRGTGSLYGVEVPDLDAFLDADPHGLIDRIAAEYARELLATGIRAFHVVGYCLGGLVATEVARALTEAGADVASFTAISSHSPAFRLDDEMVSEYSFAMMIGIDPVDLGFPADPWRIAAAGARILERTPGVMPADGYASLDGEFADIGQAFLDLSRIPRRARIARMCEVVPPASGSYSPEQMTRFFRTFRQSVFAITRYRPDPYAGDITFLRHSGAYPFPGSREAVTDYWEELALGELDIVDIPGDHYDCLSVEHAPRVLSILTRVTGGAVIA; translated from the coding sequence GTGAACGCTGAACAGCTCATCGACGACCTCAACGCCCGCGGCGTCCGGCTCTGGGCGGAGGACGGGCGGATCCGGTTCCGCGGGCCGCGCGGCGTGATCGACGACGACCGGCGCGAGCTCATCCGCCGGCACCGCGACGAGGTGCTCGCGCTCCTCGGGCGGCAGGACGGGTCGGGGGCGGGCGCCCCGGATCCGGCCGCCGCCGATCCCGCCGCCGCGCACGCGCCGTTCCCGCTCACCCCCGTGCAGACCGCGTACCTCCTCGGCCGCACCGACGCGTACCCCTACGGCGGCGTGGCCTGCAGCGCCGACCTCGACCTGTCGTGGCCGGCGTCCACCGACCCCGCGCGCATCGTCGACGCGTGGATCCGCCTGGTCGCGCACCACGGCATGCTGCGCGCCGAGATCCACCCCGACGGCTCGCAGCGCGTGCTCGCCGACCCCGGCCCTGTCGAGGTGACGGTCGACGACCTCAGGGGCCTCGGCCCCGCGTCGCTCGGGCACCGCCTCGACGCCGTGCGCGCGGACCTCGCGCAGGGCACGGGCCGCGATCCGGGCTGGCCGCGGGTGCGCGCCGTCGTGACCCGCGCCGACGACGCCGTGCGCCTGCACCTGGCGGTCGACCTGCTCGTGCTCGACCACGCGAGCCTCCAGCTCGTGCTCGACCAGCTGCGCGCGCTCGTCGCGGATCCCGCCGCCGCCCTGCCCGGCACCGACGACGGGCAGCCCGGCTTCCGCGACTGCGTGCTGGCCCGGCGCGCCCTCACGGCGTCGGCCGCGTACGAGCGCGACCGCTCCTACTGGTGGCGGCGCCTCGACGACCTGCCGCCCGCGCCGGAGCTGCCGCTCGCGGACCACGATCCGATGGCCGCGCCCGCGCGGTTCCGCCGGCTCTCCGCCGTGCTCGACCCCGCCGCCGCCGCGCGCCTCGACCGCGCCGCCGCCGACGCCGGCGTGACCCCCACGAGCGCCCTGCTCGCCGCCTACGCCGAGACCGTGGGCCGCTGGAGCCGCAGCCCGCGCTTCCTCCTCAACGTGCCCGTCTCGGATCGCCGCGGCCTGCCCGACGGCGCCGCGCACGTGGTGGGCGACTTCACGTCCGTGGAGCTGCTCGAGGTCGACCTCACCGCGGACGTGCCCGCCGTGGAGCGGATGCGCGCCCTCTCCGCCCGCCTGCTCGAGGACCTCGCCCACCCGCTCTGCGGCGGCACCGAGCTCCTCGCCGAGCTCACCCGGCGGCGCGGCGGCGACGCGCGCGACGTGGCGCTCGCCCCCGTGGTCTTCACGAGCGCGCTCGCCGGGGACGCGGCGGGCGCGCCCACGGGCGACGGCGGGCGGATCACCGCGGCCGTCACGCGCACGCCGCAGGTGTGGATCGACTGCCAGGCCCTCCGAGTGCCCGACGGGCTGCAGCTCAGCTGGGACGTCCGGGAGGGCGTGCTCGCCGACGGCGTGGCCGACGCCGCGTTCGGCGCCTTCATCCGGGCCGTGCGCGCCCTCGCCGACGACCCGGCCGCCTGGCAGCTGCCGTGCGCCGTCGACCTGCCCGACGACCAGCGCGAGCGGCGGATCCGGGTGGGCGACACCGGGGATCCGGTCGCGCCCGCGCTCGTGCACGAGCCGCTCCTCGCGGCGGCGGCCGCACCCGACGCGCCCGCCGTCATCGCCCCCGACCGCACGCTGAGCCACGACGAGCTCGTGCGGCGCGCGGCCGCCGTGGCCGCGCGACTCCGCTCCACCGGGCACCGCCCGGGCGACCGGGTGGCGATCGTCGCGGCGCGCGGCTGGGAGCAGGTCGTCGCCGTCGTCGGCGTGCTCCTCGCGGGCGGCGCGTACGTGCCGGTGGACGTGGCCCAGCCGCGGATCCGCCGCGACACCGTGCTGGCGGACGCCGGGATCCGCCAGGTGCTCACGCAGGAGGCCCTCGTCGGCGCCCCCGCGGACTGGCCCACGGGCGTCGAGCGGATCGCGGTCGACGCGCTCGAGCCGGCCGCCGCCCGTCCGGCCCCCGGCGCCGGGCGCGACGGCGTGGATCCGGCCCACCCCGCCTACGTCATCTACACGTCCGGGTCCACCGGCACCCCCAAGGGCGCGATCCTCTCCCACCACGCCGCGCACAACACGCTCGTCGACATCCGCGAGCGCTTCGGCGTCGGCCCCGACGACCGCGTGCTCGCGCTCGCGGGCCTCGGATTCGACCTGTCGGTCTTCGACGTGCTCGGCGTGCTCGGCGCGGGCGGCGCGATGGTCTTGCCGGACCCGCGGCGGCGCGACGACCCCTCGCACTGGGCCGCGCTCATCGCCCGCCACCGCGTCACGCTCTGGAACTCCGTGCCCGCGCAGGCGCGCATGCTGCAGGACTACCGCGACGCGGTGGCCGCGACCGGCGGCGCGGCGGACGGCGACGGCCCCAGCACGCTGCGGCTCGCGCTCCTCTCGGGCGACTGGATCCCCGTGACCCTCCCCGACGCGATGCGCGCCGGCCACCCCGAGCTCACCATGGTGAGCCTCGGCGGCGCGACCGAGGCCGCCATCTGGTCGGTGCACCACGTGATCGGCGAGGTCGACCGGCTGCGGCCGAGCATCCCGTACGGCACGCCGTTGCGGGGCCAGCGGCTGGCCGTGGTCGACCACCTCGGGCGGGACCGGCCCGAGGGCGTGCCCGGCGAGATCCTCATCCGCGGCGCCGGCGTCGCGCTCGGGTACCTCGGCGACCCGGAGCGCACGCGCGAGCGCTTCCGGGTGGATCCCGCGACCGGCGACCGCGAGTACCGCACGGGCGACATCGGCCGGTACCTGCCCGACGGCAGCATCGAGCTCCTCGGGCGCGAGGACGCGCAGGTGAAGATCCGCGGGTACCGCATCGAGCTGGCGGAGATCCAGGCCGCGGTGCTCGCCCACCCGGGCGTCGCCGACTGCGCGGTGCAGGTGGCCGAGGGGACCGCGGGCCGGCACCTCGTCGGGCTGGTCCAGCCCGAGCGGATCACGCCGGCGGATGCGGATCCGGCCGCCGGCGACGCCGCGCGCGCCGCCCTCGCCGCGGCCGCCGCCGACGTCGACACCGACGCCCTCGGCGCGTTCCTCGCCCAGTTCGACGAGCACGCGCTCCGCGTGATCGAGCGCACGCTCGCGGCGGCGGGCGCGCTCGTCGACGACGCCGTGCCCGTCAGCGCCGACGAGGTCGCCGACCTCCTCCGCGCCAGCGACGCGCACCGGGTCGTCGTGCGCCGCTGGCTGCGCGCGCTGGAGCGTCGCGGGCGCATCGCGCGCGACGCCGACGGGCGCCTCCGGGGCGCGCTCTCCGCGAATCCTGCGCGGGTCGCGCGCGCCTGGGCCCGGGTGGAGGAGGCCGAGCGGGAGATCCGCTGGAGCGCCGAGCTGCTCCGCCACGTGCAGTCGTCGAGCCTCGCGCTCGCGGACCTCGTGAGCGGCGACCTCGACATCGCGGAGCTGCTCTACCCGGGCGCCCCGAGCGACGCGATCGGCGCGGCCTACCGCGACAACCTCGGCGTGCGCCTGCTCACGGCCGCGCTCACGGCCGCGGTCGTGGCCCTCTCAGACCAGCACGAGGCCCGCGGGCACGGCGCGGACGAGCCGCTCCGGATCCTCGAGGTGCGCGGCGGCGTGGGCGGCGCGGCCGACCAGCTCATCCCCGCGCTCGCGGGCCGGGCCGTGGAGTACACGTTCACCGACCCGTCGATGTTCCACGTCGGCGAGGCGCGCGAGCGCCACCCCGACCGGCCCGGCGTGCGCTTCCAGGCCTTCGACCCGGCCCTCGACCCGCTGCCGCAGGGCCAGCGCCCGAGCTCCTACGACGTCGTGATCTGCTCCAACGGCCTGCACGGCGTGCCCGACGTGCCGGCCGCCCTCCGGCGCCTGCGGGGGCTCCTCGCCCCGCACGGCCACCTCGCCGTGATCGAGAGCACGCGCGAGGACAACCCGCCGCTCATGATCGCCACCGACTTCATGGAGGTGCGCGCCGGCGGACCCGCGGACGCCCGGCTCGCCGACGACGCGCTGCTCTTCGAGGCCCCCGAGTGGCGGGCGATGCTCGACGACCTCGGCGCCCGCGGGATCCAGCAGGTGCCGGCCGACGAGGATCCGCTCTCCGGCCTCGGCCAGCACCTCCTGCTCGCGGAGGTGAAGGCCGACCGCGCGCCGCTCCGGGCCGCGTCGCTCCGCCGCCACACCGCCGACCGCCTGCCGGACTACATGGTGCCGCGCCGCTGGCAGGTGCTCGACGCGCTGCCGGTCACCGCGAACGGCAAGGTCGACCGGGCCGCGCTCGCCCGGCTCGCGGAGGACCGGGCGCCCCAGGCGACGGTCGCCGCGGGATCCGACGCGCCCCGCGACGACGTCGAGCGCCGGCTCCAGGAGCTGTGGGCGGAGCTGCTGGGCCGCCCCGGGATCGGCCGCGACGACGACTTCTTCGCGCTCGGCGGCGACTCGCTCCTCGTGGCGCGCCTCGTGGGCCGGATGCGCGAGCAGCTCCCCGAGGTGGTCGACCTCGAGTGGGACGTCGTGCTCCGCCACATGCTGCGCCGACCCACGATCGCCGGGCTCGCCGGCTACGTGCGCCAGGCCGGGCAGGGCGCCGCGGGCGAGCGGGACGCACCCGCGACGCCGGCCGTGAGCCTGCTCTCCGGATCCGGCCGGGGCCCGGCCACCGTGCTCGTCCACGCCGGGATCGGCACGATCATGCCGTACCGCGCGCTCATGACCGAGATCCGCCGGAGGTCCCGCGGCACCGGCTCGCTGTACGGCGTGGAGGTCCCCGACCTCGACGCCTTCCTCGACGCCGACCCGCACGGGCTCATCGACCGGATCGCCGCGGAGTACGCCCGCGAGCTCCTCGCGACCGGGATCCGCGCCTTCCACGTCGTCGGCTACTGCCTCGGCGGCCTGGTCGCCACCGAGGTGGCGCGCGCGCTCACCGAGGCGGGCGCCGACGTCGCGTCGTTCACCGCCATCAGCAGCCACAGCCCCGCGTTCCGGCTCGACGACGAGATGGTGTCCGAGTACTCGTTCGCGATGATGATCGGCATCGACCCCGTCGACCTCGGCTTCCCCGCCGACCCGTGGCGCATCGCCGCGGCGGGCGCGCGCATCCTCGAGAGGACCCCCGGGGTCATGCCCGCGGACGGCTACGCGTCGCTCGACGGCGAGTTCGCCGACATCGGCCAGGCGTTCCTCGACCTGTCGCGCATCCCGCGCCGGGCCCGCATCGCCCGCATGTGCGAGGTCGTGCCGCCGGCGTCCGGCAGCTACAGCCCGGAGCAGATGACGCGCTTCTTCCGCACCTTCCGGCAGAGCGTCTTCGCGATCACGCGCTACCGGCCGGATCCGTACGCGGGCGACATCACGTTCCTCCGCCACAGCGGCGCGTACCCGTTCCCGGGCAGCAGGGAGGCGGTCACCGACTACTGGGAGGAGCTCGCGCTCGGCGAGCTCGACATCGTCGACATCCCGGGCGACCACTACGACTGCCTGTCGGTGGAGCACGCGCCCCGCGTGCTGTCGATCCTCACGCGCGTCACGGGCGGGGCGGTGATCGCGTGA